Proteins from a genomic interval of Spea bombifrons isolate aSpeBom1 chromosome 4, aSpeBom1.2.pri, whole genome shotgun sequence:
- the CILP gene encoding cartilage intermediate layer protein 1, whose translation MKSGLLACLLFLEVVCISGQGSQKQDAVLSQSKRRIRVGKKTVGSLAIIKADELQEWTTWFNIDHPGGNGDYERLDAIRFYYPNRVCQKPLRMEARTTEWVPAGKTGEVVHYSLTKGFWCINKEQVEGRNCSNYSVRFLCPVVIAPSVLKESWSEWSKWSECSAKCGESGMQTRRRSCLAEDNWQEHCNGPTEEGRRCTGSSCAACDISCPIGQVSADCSICVCKNHILYGIATLQDGAPAAEVKVYVIGKKPKLEAVSDLQGRFQVERVCPNSTLQLKLEKYAVINVKVPLSNGTSSSIKVSFKRKEKPYMVENPESKVRRIGQSVTFCCTAEGESPAEQYLWYHNGTLLNQNTFKQSNQLILRKLQMNQAGEYYCKAKNEAGFVKSQPARLTLIANRDLPCNPNPEYHVIRLPHDCFQTSTNSFYYNVGKCPSSACPGDLDNGLRCKDTVPYCCGIAKTEVKEIACQGYTLPVKVAVECGCQKCTETKIIVRGRAIAADTGEPLRFGHIYMGNSRVSMTGYKGTFSIHVPAETERLVLTFVDRLQKFVNTTKVLPFNKKGGAVFHDVHVLRKKKPVTLDSTKTNQISLGEVENTDPIAELEIPPNSFYRQNGEAYNGKVKASVTFLDPRNISTATAAQSDLNFVNDEGDTMPLHSYGMFSVDFTDEEAKESLNAGAVKVYLDSTQVKVPGHLEQMKLWSLNPLTGLWEEEGDFLKKGVRRGKREERTFLVGNMEIRERRLFNLDVPESRRCYVKVRAYRSERFLPSEQAEGVVVNLINMEPVSGFASNPRAWGRFDSAITGPNGACLPAFCDDRNPDAYSAFVTATLGGEELEAVESSPKFNPNIIGVPQPYLNKLNYRRTDHDDPKVKKTAFSINVAKPNPNAAEESNGPVYAYDKLRECEEAPYNAAHFRFYRVEGDRYDYNTVSFDEDDPMSWTADYLAWWPKPMEYRACYMKVKIVGPQEIIVRSRNMGGTHPQTVGQLYGIRDVRSIRDMEEPNVSTACVEFKCSGMLYDQDRVDRTLVKIVPQGSCRRESINSMLHEYLVNHLPMAVNNDTNEYTMLAPLDPLGHNYGIYTVTDQDPRTAKEIALGRCFDGTSDGSSRVMKSTVGVALNFNCLEKDLGQQSVFRGNGLAASSVAREGGRIGRQQRASRASSRSRQVSRITSLPTQRQG comes from the exons ATGAAATCTGGTCTTCTCGCCTGTCTACTGTTCTTGGAGGTGGTCTGCATATCTGGACAAG GTTCCCAGAAACAAGATGCTGTGTTAAGTCAGTCTAAAAGAAGAATAAGAGTGGGGAAGAAGACTGTTGGCTCTTTGGCAATAATCAAGGCAGATG AGCTTCAGGAATGGACCACCTGGTTTAACATTGATCACCCAGGAGGCAATGGGGACTACGAGCGTTTGGATGCTATTAGATTCTACTACCCTAATCGAGTATGCCAGAAACCTCTCCGCATGGAAGCGCGCACTACAGAATGGGTACCAGCAGGGAAGACCGGAGAAGTGGTGCACTACAGCCTGACAAAAGGATTCTGGTGCATCAATAAAGAACAAGTGGAGGGCAGGAACTGCTCCAACTATTCCGTTCGCTTTCTGTGCCCTGTGG TTATAGCACCCTCTGTTCTAAAAGAGTCTTGGTCGGAATGGTCAAAGTGGAGTGAATGTTCGGCCAAATGTGGAGAGAGTGGGATGCAGACACGGAGGAGGTCCTGTCTAGCAGAAGACAACTGGCAGGAGCACTGTAATGGTCCAACAGAGGAGGGACGCAGGTGTACTGGGAGCTCCTGTGCAG CCTGTGATATCAGCTGTCCCATAGGTCAAGTAAGTGCGGACTgcagtatttgtgtgtgtaagaatCACATCTTGTACGGCATAGCTACACTTCAAGATGGCGCACCTGCAGCAGAAGTCAAAGTCTATGTCATAGGGAAGAAACCCAAACTGGAAGCAGTATCTGATCTGCAGGGGAGGTTCCAAGTAGAGCGAGTGTGTCCGAACAGCACCCTGCAGCTGAAACTGGAAAAGTATGCTGTGATCAATGTAAAAGTGCCTCTCAGCAATGGAACATCTTCATCCATCAAAGTATCATTCAAGAGAAAAG AAAAACCTTATATGGTGGAGAATCCAGAAAGTAAAGTGAGGAGAATAGGGCAGAGTGTGACATTCTGCTGCACAGCTGAAGGAGAGTCACCTGCGGAGCAGTACCTCTG GTACCATAACGGAACCTTGCTGAACCAGAACACATTCAAACAAAGCAACCAGCTGATCCTACGGAAGCTGCAGATGAACCAAGCTGGTGAATACTACTGCAAAGCTAAGAATGAGGCAGGATTTGTGAAATCCCAGCCGGCCAGACTTACACTTATTG CTAATCGAGATCTTCCTTGCAATCCAAACCCCGAATATCATGTAATCCGGCTTCCCCATGACTGTTTCCAAACTTCTACTAATTCTTTCTACTACAATGTGGGCAAGTGTCCCTCCAGTGCTTGCCCTGGGGATCTGGACAATGGACTCAGGTGCAAAGACACAGTGCCCTACTGCTGTGGAATTGCAAAAACAGAAGTCAAAGAGATTGCATGTCAGGGTTATACACTTCCCGTTAAGGTGGCTGTGGAATGTGGTTGCCAAAAGTGCACCGAAACCAAAATAATTGTTAGAGGGAGAGCAATTGCAGCTGATACCGGCGAGCCATTGCGTTTCGGTCACATTTACATGGGAAATTCCAGAGTTAGTATGACTGGTTATAAAGGCACTTTCTCAATCCACGTGCCTGCAGAAACAGAAAGGCTGGTTCTTACTTTTGTTGACCGACTTCAGAAGTTTGTAAACACAACCAAAGTGCTTCCATTCAACAAAAAAGGGGGTGCTGTGTTCCACGATGTGCATGTTCTCAGGAAGAAAAAACCAGTGACACTAGATTCTACAAAGACAAATCAGATATCTTTAGGTGAAGTAGAAAACACCGACCCTATAGCTGAGCTGGAAATTCCACCAAATTCTTTCTACAGACAAAACGGAGAAGCCTACAATGGAAAAGTGAAGGCAAGTGTCACATTTTTGGACCCACGGAACATATCAACAGCCACTGCTGCACAAAGTGACCTGAACTTTGTCAATGATGAAGGAGACACCATGCCACTGCACTCCTATGGGATGTTTTCTGTGGACTTTACAGACGAAGAGGCCAAAGAAAGTCTAAATGCAGGTGCAGTTAAAGTGTATCTTGATTCTACACAAGTGAAAGTGCCTGGGCACCTTGAACAAATGAAACTGTGGTCCCTGAACCCATTAACTGGATTATGGGAAGAAGAAGGTGACTTCTTGAAAAAGGGAGTTAGACGtggaaaaagagaggagagaacTTTCCTTGTTGGAAACATGGAAATCAGAGAAAGACGGCTGTTTAATCTAGATGTCCCTGAATCCAGGAGATGCTATGTCAAGGTACGTGCATACAGGAGTGAAAGGTTTCTGCCAAGTGAACAAGCTGAAGGTGTGGTGGTGAACCTGATCAATATGGAACCCGTGTCAGGATTTGCATCCAACCCCAGAGCTTGGGGCCGTTTTGACAGCGCCATAACAGGTCCTAATGGTGCATGTTTGCCAGCGTTTTGTGATGATAGAAACCCAGATGCATACTCAGCATTTGTAACAGCCACCTTAGGAGGAGAAGAACTAGAAGCAGTAGAATCTTCTCCTAAATTTAACCCAAATATAATTGGTGTTCCGCAGCCCTACTTAAACAAACTAAATTATAGAAGAACAGATCATGATGACCCCAAAGTCAAAAAGACAGCTTTTAGCATTAACGTAGCTAAGCCAAATCCAAATGCTGCTGAGGAAAGCAATGGTCCTGTCTATGCTTATGACAAACTACGAGAGTGTGAGGAAGCACCATACAATGCTGCACATTTTAGGTTTTACAGAGTGGAAGGAGATAGATATGATTACAACACCGTGTCCTTCGATGAGGATGACCCTATGAGTTGGACTGCTGACTACTTAGCATGGTGGCCCAAACCTATGGAATATCGAGCTTGTTACATGAAAGTTAAAATTGTTGGTCCTCAAGAGATAATTGTAAGGTCTCGAAATATGGGTGGTACTCACCCACAAACAGTGGGTCAGCTATATGGCATTAGAGATGTACGGAGTATAAGAGACATGGAAGAACCCAATGTCTCCACAGCATGTGTTGAGTTCAAATGTAGTGGCATGCTGTATGACCAGGATAGAGTGGATCGCACTCTAGTGAAGATTGTTCCACAAGGAAGCTGCCGAAGAGAATCCATAAACAGCATGCTGCATGAATACCTTGTCAATCACCTACCAATGGCAGTCAATAATGATACCAATGAGTACACAATGCTGGCTCCCCTTGATCCACTTGGCCATAACTATGGCATCTACACTGTCACGGACCAAGACCCTAGAACAGCCAAGGAGATAGCTCTTGGTAGATGTTTTGATGGAACTTCTGATGGTTCCTCAAGAGTAATGAAGAGTACCGTGGGTGTAGCTCTTAATTTTAATTGTCTGGAGAAGGATCTAGGACAGCAGAGTGTATTTCGTGGGAACGGTCTGGCTGCTTCAAGTGTCGCCAGAGAGGGTGGCAGAATTGGGAGACAGCAAAGAGCAAGTAGAGCAAGTAGTAGGTCCAGGCAGGTGAGCAGAATAACTTCTTTGCCAACACAAAGACAAGGTTAA
- the MTFMT gene encoding methionyl-tRNA formyltransferase, mitochondrial: MSLCIQPWRGLLRGEHCCTRGAGIQALGLHQIAEYVAGKDRISPAKAGHRTAVNAEPREILRLKRTIRVGNTDAGFGLCVRCNGAVGEAVPLQEAEGISRRRGLTAWGIRTRMLRSGVWTYGINTPARMWRSLKVPDSDGWRGDGCLRQQEMQLPISWMKRCRIVEMVNGNLPRTLLIRKHLVNHGYSMRHYSQSHEASITPDSVSNPGRSRPPWNVLFFGTDDFALESLKGLNKFRTQEPVVGRLEVVTLPSSLPKGLPVRNYAADQGIPVHEWPSTGCCDQFDIGVVASFGRLLSEDLILKFPYGILNVHPSCLPRWRGPAPIIHTVLNGDENTAVTIMQIRPKRFDVGPIVMQQMYPVPPKCTAKELEAMLAGYGSEMLISVLKNLPQSLKWSREQPKEGVTFAPKVTPAMGCVRWEEQGVEEIMRLERAIGFVVPLQTVWMGSPVKLLNFVEPPDSLNVLETVGVPGSVRYLRGPEILVVRCKDGWVGVRTVVLKKKLSAKDFYNGYLHQRLSQTSNIQQEMCRFYTLYLPPKAKIPKKSQTSCRNV, translated from the exons ATGAGTCTGTGTATTCAGCCCTGGAGGGGGCTGCTTCGCGGAGAGCACTGCTGTACCCGTGGCGCCGGGATCCAGGCTTTGGGTTTACACCAAATAGCCGAATATGTAGCGGGGAAGGACCGTATCAGTCCTGCTAAAGCAGGGCACAGAACGGCTGTGAATGCAGAGCCTCGGGAGATACTAAGGTTAAAGCGAACGATTAGAGTGGGAAATACCGACGCTGGTTTCGGGTTATGTGTTCGGTGTAACGGGGCTGTTGGAGAAGCGGTACCTTTACAGGAAGCTGAAGGAATAAGTAGGCGCAGAGGGCTGACAGCATGGGGTATCCGCACACGGATGCTGAGATCTGGGGTTTGGACATATGGGATTAATACCCCAGCACGGATGTGGAGGAGTCTTAAAGTACCGGACAGTGACGGCTGGAGGGGAGATGGATGCCTCAGGCAGCAGGAGATGCAGCTCCCCATCTCCTGGATGAAGAGATGCAGGATTGTAGAAATGGTGAATGGAAACCTGCCCAGGACTCTGCTCATACGAAAACATCTAGTGAACCATGGCTATTCTATGAGGCATTACTCCCAGAGCCATGAAGCATCAATCACACCAGACAGTGTTTCCAACCCAGGGAGATCCCGGCCCCCATGGAATGTCCTGTTTTTTGGAACTGATGATTTTGCACTGGAGTCGCTGAAAGGACTGAACAAATTCAG GACACAGGAACCAGTAGTTGGAAGACTAGAGGTTGTTACCTTACCATCTTCTCTGCCCAAGGGTCTTCCTGTGAGAAATTACGCAGCAGATCAGGGAATCCCTGTACACGAGTGGCCCAGCACAGGCTGCTGTGACCAATTTGACATTGGCGTGGTGGCATCCTTTGGGCGACTCCTCAGTGAGGACCTTATTTTAAAATTTCCATA CGGCATCTTGAATGTGCATCCCAGTTGCCTCCCAAGATGGCGAGGCCCGGCTCCAATAATCCACACAGTACTGAATGGTGACGAAAACACAGCTGTCACGATCATGCAGATTAGACCAAAGAG GTTTGATGTAGGTCCAATTGTGATGCAGCAGATGTATCCTGTACCGCCTAAATGTACAGCTAAGGAACTCGAAGCTATGCTGGCTGGATATGGATCTGAAATG CTAATATCTGTTCTAAAGAATTTACCCCAGAGCCTGAAATGGAGTAGAGAACAGCCAAAAGAAGGTGTGACATTTG CTCCCAAGGTTACCCCAGCCATGGGTTGTGTGAGGTGGGAAGAGCAAGGTGTAGAAGAAATTATGCGGCTAGAACGCGCAATTGGATTTGTA GTGCCACTGCAGACTGTATGGATGGGATCTCCGGTCAAATTGCTAAACTTTGTGGAACCCCCTGATTCGTTAAATGTCCTGG AAACAGTCGGGGTGCCTGGTTCGGTTAGATATCTTCGTGGACCTGAAATCCTGGTGGTACGCTGTAAG GATGGCTGGGTTGGCGTCAGAACCGTAGTATTAAAAAAGAAGCTCTCGGCCAAGGATTTTTACAATGGATACCTGCACCAACGGCTTTCACAAACCTCAAACATCCAGCAGGAAATGTGCCGGTTTTACACACTATATCTGCCACCAAAGGCTAAGATCCCAAAAAAGAGTCAGACGTCGTGTCgtaatgtgtga
- the LOC128492857 gene encoding uncharacterized protein HI_0077-like, with amino-acid sequence MDAEGFREDLVSALKEVVSNTNWQCVGEKARFKSPCTKLYSEDGEHVVLIHTQDDKFYAMDSACPHEGGPLEQGDIEELCNGRMAITCPWHDFEFCLDDGTSSSGLQNQVYEVNVHEGKVYIQTQNQLSLTPWKETVCKHTVNTETVDLSPTTDESNLCYWADRILRTADPEEKVKLTQQAQALWDTGEVTEIGQTQPPTQPSRKESLTIVQPGRIKRGKGGTLASRIALLHSLANIEQWAIDLSWDIIARFAGFRLSNGDPLPREFFSDFVKVAGDEAKHYRLLEKRLLELGSNFGALAVHNGLWQSAADTAHDLLGRLAIVHMVHEARGLDVHPQTLQRFLAQGDESSVKVLEVIYTDEITHVAAGLKWFTYICAKEQKDCLTTFHELVPLYFKGYLKPPFNAEGRSSAGMSEEWYLPLVKPS; translated from the exons ATGGACGCCGAGGGGTTCCGAGAGGATCTGGTGTCTGCCTTGAAGGAAGTGGTGAGCAACACAAACTGGCAGTGCGTCGGGGAGAAGGCGAGGTTCAAATCTCCCTGTACCAA gtTATATTCAGAAGATGGCGAGCACGTGGTGCTAATTCACACGCAAGATGACAAGTTCTACGCCATGGATTCTGCGTGTCCTCATGAAG GCGGACCTTTAGAACAGGGAGACATAGAGGAGCTTTGCAATGGTCGCATGGCAATCACATGCCCCTGGCATGATTTTGAATTCTGCTTAGATGATGGGACATCGTCCTCAGGATTGCAG AACCAGGTATATGAGGTTAACGTTCACGAGGGGAAGGTTTATATCCAAACACAAAATCAGTTGTCCCTCACACCATGGAAGGAAACTGTATGTAAACACACTG TTAATACAGAAACGGTAGACCTTTCTCCAACTACTGATGAGTCCAACTTATGTTACTGGGCCGACAGGATACTGAGGACTGCAGATCCAGAAGAGAAG gTAAAGCTGACCCAGCAAGCACAAGCTCTATGGGACACTGGAGAAGTCACAGAAATAGGTCAAACACAACCGCCTACCCAGCCTAGTCGCAAGGAAAGTCTGACTATAGTGCAACCGGGCAGAATCAAGCGAGGGAAAGGGGGCACCCTG gccaGTAGGATTGCGCTGCTGCACTCGCTGGCTAACATTGAGCAGTGGGCTATAGACCTGTCATGGGACATCATCGCGCGCTTTGCCGGGTTCCGGTTGAGCAATGGAGACCCATTGCCACGAGAATTCTTCTCTGACTTTGTTAAAGTGGCTGGAGATGAGGCAAAG CATTATCGATTGTTGGAGAAGCGTTTGTTAGAGCTGGGCAGTAACTTCGGAGCACTCGCTGTGCACAATG GGTTGTGGCAGTCTGCTGCAGACACAGCGCATGATCTTCTGGGACGATTAGCAATTGTGCACATGGTCCATGAAGCAAG GGGTCTAGATGTCCACCCACAGACACTCCAGAGATTCTTGGCACAGGGAGATGAGAGCTCTGTCAAAGTGCTTGAAGTGATCTACACCGATGAGATTACTCACGTGGCTGCCGGACTGAAATGGTTCACTTACATCTGTGCCAAGGAACAAAAG gACTGTTTAACAACCTTCCATGAGCTGGTACCATTGTACTTTAAAGGATACTTGAAACCGCCTTTCAATGCTGAGGGCAGGAGTTCAGCAGGGATGTCAGAGGAG tgGTACTTGCCTTTGGTAAAGCCATCCTGA